TCATGGCGAAATATGCTGTAAAGAGCAGTAATGCCACTGCGGATACATAGTATAGCCTCGATACCAGCCTGTCTTTGCGTTGTTGTTTCTGCATGGCTTATATAGTCAATTGGTTTTCCTCCTGTATGAACGCGCCACGTTCCGCCATTCCTGAAACCAGATAGATAAACTTCCCGATAAGGTAAACTGCCAGGAACGAAGGTATTTCACGAAAGAAGATAGTAAGGTCAAAGTAGAGCATACTTCCCATGGTGCAGAACAGCAGGTATTTCGATTTGGCAAAAATGATTATAGTCGCCGCTGCCTTACGGAAAGCCTCGTCTTGTCCCGGCTCGAACATACCGCCTATTTTAATGCGGTTAAGGCTTTTATAGAAACTTCGCAGCCCTGTTACGCAATAAATGAGTAGCGCCGCATAGATAATGCAAAACGCCGACCCAAACCATTCATTATTGCGATAGGGAGTGTTTTTGGCAAGAGGCGTAAAATAGTCGCTGAAGAATTCCTTTACCAATAAATGACCGTCCTGAACATGAAAAAATACTGCCATTGCCAAATGAAAAATTGCGATACAGGAAGCAATTACTATTGCGAAGCGTACAGCCAACGCGATGATATTGATGTGATGTCTCATAATTTATACAGTTAAGTCGTTATTTTCCCTGCTGCCCTTTGCCAGTATAAATACATCCGAAAGCACTATAAAGAACAAGCCAAGCAGTACAACAAAAAAAGTATAGGTATTGAATTCGAAATTAAGGTCGCCAAACAGTATGGCATCATACAGGAACTCCGGAACTATGTCAAAGAAAAACCCGATGAGTATCGCCTTTCCGGTCTGGTCAAGAAGCGATGTGATTTGCTCCTGAAAGAAATGCTGCTTTTTGAATTGTGTGAGTATTTTTTTAAACAGGTACAGTGCATACGCCCAAAATATGGCGACAATTATCTTAGATACAAACACAAGATAGCCCTCGGCTCCCCAATTGACGGCTTCAATGCCATTAATTGTAAAAGGTATCTCATCTGGCATTATGATAGAAATCAGCAGGCAGGGTATTGCAAATATGATCCCTATGCAGGTGCAGATGAAAAAGATGTTGGTTAGGATTCTGAGTAATGGCAGTAGTTTCATGATAAGTGTAATTAGTTCGCTACAAATATAAATAAATTATCGAAAAACAATAATTAATTGTTGTTTTTCATTTGAATTTGTTTTTCGCCGTCCTGTTTTCTACATTTGAATATGGAAAAACTCCCCGGATCATTACAGGTAAAACTTAACGAACGTGAGCAGGCAAACGCTTTACGAAAACTATCTGCCGAAAAATGGGCATCCGATTTTTCCTCTAACGATTACCTTGGCTTTTCTGCCAACAGGGAAATCTTTGACAGTGCCCATAATTATCTTTTAGAACACGGCTTTACGCAGAACGGGTCTACGGGGTCACGCCTTATTTCAGGCAATCACAGGCTTTATACGATTACAGAAGATCACATTGCACAATTCCATAATGCAGCAAGCGCGCTCATCTTCAATTCGGGATATGATGCCAACGTGGGGTTCTTTTCTTCGGTGCCCCAAAAGGGCGATATTGTGCTGTATGACGAGTATATCCATGCTTCGATACGGGATGGATTGCGGCTATCGAATGCAAGGGTATACAAATTTCCGCATAACGACTTAGCCATTCTTGAAAAGCAGGTGCAGAAATTCCGGCTAAACGATCTCAAAGGAGAAGTTTATATCGTGACCGAATCGGTTTTCTCCATGGATGGCGACAGTCCCGATCTTAACCGCCTTGTTGCTTTGGCTATAGCCAATAATTGCAGGCTTGTCATTGACGAAGCCCATGCGTTGGGTGTTTTTGGTGAAAAAGGGGAGGGGCTTATACAGCATCTTGGGTTGGAAGATAAAGTTTTTACCCGCATAGTCACTTTCGGGAAAGCCCTGGGCTGTCATGGCGCAGCAGTATTGGGTTCGCCACAACTGAAAGAATACCTGGTCAATTTTGCACGCAGCCTTATCTATACTACCGCACTACCGCCCCACAGCCTGGCCACGATTTTGATTGCTTATAAAACATTAGAAACCACTCCTGAAAGAAACAGGCTGACAGATATAATCAGTTTTTTCAGGTCGGAAGTGAATCGCCTGCAACTTCAAAGCCATTTTATCGAAAGCGCTTCAGCCATACATTGTGCCGTAATTTCCGGGAACGAAATGGTAAAAAATGTTGCATCGGTTTTACAGGAAAATGGATTTGGCGTGAAGGCCATACTGTCGCCTACAGTGCCGCAGGGTGCGGAAAGGCTCCGCATTTGCCTGCATAGTTATACTACGGAAGCTGAGATAACAGGGATGCTGGAATTACTTAGTAAATGTTTAAATTAAACATAAACCGGCAACTTAGACGTTGTG
Above is a genomic segment from Flavobacterium album containing:
- a CDS encoding DUF2975 domain-containing protein, which gives rise to MKLLPLLRILTNIFFICTCIGIIFAIPCLLISIIMPDEIPFTINGIEAVNWGAEGYLVFVSKIIVAIFWAYALYLFKKILTQFKKQHFFQEQITSLLDQTGKAILIGFFFDIVPEFLYDAILFGDLNFEFNTYTFFVVLLGLFFIVLSDVFILAKGSRENNDLTV
- a CDS encoding aminotransferase class I/II-fold pyridoxal phosphate-dependent enzyme → MEKLPGSLQVKLNEREQANALRKLSAEKWASDFSSNDYLGFSANREIFDSAHNYLLEHGFTQNGSTGSRLISGNHRLYTITEDHIAQFHNAASALIFNSGYDANVGFFSSVPQKGDIVLYDEYIHASIRDGLRLSNARVYKFPHNDLAILEKQVQKFRLNDLKGEVYIVTESVFSMDGDSPDLNRLVALAIANNCRLVIDEAHALGVFGEKGEGLIQHLGLEDKVFTRIVTFGKALGCHGAAVLGSPQLKEYLVNFARSLIYTTALPPHSLATILIAYKTLETTPERNRLTDIISFFRSEVNRLQLQSHFIESASAIHCAVISGNEMVKNVASVLQENGFGVKAILSPTVPQGAERLRICLHSYTTEAEITGMLELLSKCLN